One Microplitis mediator isolate UGA2020A chromosome 3, iyMicMedi2.1, whole genome shotgun sequence DNA segment encodes these proteins:
- the LOC130664401 gene encoding protein Tob1 isoform X1, whose amino-acid sequence MDIEVQVALNFVISYLYNKLPRRRVNIFGEELEKALKDKFQGHWYPEKPFKGSAFRCLKTGDPVDPVLERAAKESGVPIQDILENLPAELAVWVDPGEVSYRIGEKNMIKILYSESADLHDESSADREVTKTFNPEAQCFRPIEAVGTSLSGLSLSPKSTSPFPSSLASSASNGSSNNQSGHGSGSSSAPSPTPITNSFKGSPSPVPAFIPRSTAPLTFTTATFAQTKFGSTKLKTSSKRANRSSSSRMSPTEFSNYIKQRAMQQQIHHHHHHQHQQQQQQQQQSGLPVSQNSPTSRSLSPGGVVGQSPQAQQPQQPQQHSDPSAYFFPGPYHPQFTHRNIFDSSSHGGYLPDLYGAKFPSSYLDPSNIGHQFYGSVGTSSSQTSTNLGPIGSGVSNSSNGNQQEKTTLVDGLNNFGLGPVTPYPASQYQHLLVAN is encoded by the exons ATGGACATAGAGGTGCAGGTGGCATTAAATTTCGTGATATCTTATCTCTATAACAAATTGCCAAGAAGGCGCGTGAATATATTCGGCGAGGAGCTGGAAAAAGCGCTGAAAGACAAGTTCCAGGGTCACTGGTATCCGGAAAAACCCTTCAAAGGATCAGCTTTCAGATGTTTGAAGACCGGGGATCCAGTTGATCCTGTGCTGGAACGAGCTGCCAAAGAAAGCGGAGTGCCAATTCAAGACATCTTGGAAAATCTTCCCGCAGAATTGGCTGTTTGGGTCGACCCGGGCGAAGTGAGTTATCGTATTGGTGAAAAAAACATGATAAAAATCCTGTACTCGGAGAGCGCTGATCTACATGACGAGAGTTCTGCTGACCGCGAGGTGACCAAGACCTTCAACCCGGAGGCGCAGTGCTTCAGACCAATCGAAGCCGTAGGAACATCTCTAAGTGGATTGAGTTTGAGTCCTAAATCAACCTCTCCGTTCCCCTCCTCATTGGCCAGCAGCGCTAGCAACGGATCATCTAATAACCAAAGTGGTCATGGTTCTGGGTCATCATCGGCACCCTCACCGACACCAATAACTAATTCATTTAAGGGATCGCCTAGTCCTGTGCCAGCTTTTATTCCACGGTCTACTGCGCCCTTGACTTTCACTACTGCTACTTTTGCTCAGACTAAATTTGGCAGCACTAAATTGAAAACCAGCAGCAAACGAGCAAAcag ATCATCATCTTCCAGAATGTCACCGACTGAATTCTCCAACTACATAAAACAACGTGCAATGCAGCAGCAAATCCATCACCACCATCACcatcagcatcagcagcagcagcaacagcagcaacagTCAGGCCTACCAGTATCACAAAACTCACCGACGTCTCGTTCACTTTCACCAGGTGGCGTAGTCGGACAGTCACCGCAAGCTCAACAGCCACAGCAACCGCAGCAGCACTCAGATCCCAGTGCATACTTCTTCCCGGGTCCATACCACCCACAATTTACTCACCGCAATATCTTCGACTCATCAAGTCACGGCGGCTACTTACCCGACTTATACGGCGCTAAATTTCCATCGTCTTACTTAGACCCCTCAAACATCGGGCACCAGTTCTACGGCAGCGTCGGTACCAGCAGCTCACAAACATCCACCAATCTCGGGCCAATCGGGTCAGGAGTTAGCAATTCATCAAACGGAAACCAGCAGGAAAAGACAACTCTCGTCGACGGCTTAAACAACTTCGGACTCGGACCCGTCACTCCTTATCCAGCCAGCCAATACCAGCATCTATTGGTCGCTAATTAA
- the LOC130664401 gene encoding protein Tob1 isoform X2, producing the protein MDIEVQVALNFVISYLYNKLPRRRVNIFGEELEKALKDKFQGHWYPEKPFKGSAFRCLKTGDPVDPVLERAAKESGVPIQDILENLPAELAVWVDPGEVSYRIGEKNMIKILYSESADLHDESSADREVTKTFNPEAQCFRPIEAVGTSLSGLSLSPKSTSPFPSSLASSASNGSSNNQSGHGSGSSSAPSPTPITNSFKGSPSPVPAFIPRSTAPLTFTTATFAQTKFGSTKLKTSSKRANRMSPTEFSNYIKQRAMQQQIHHHHHHQHQQQQQQQQQSGLPVSQNSPTSRSLSPGGVVGQSPQAQQPQQPQQHSDPSAYFFPGPYHPQFTHRNIFDSSSHGGYLPDLYGAKFPSSYLDPSNIGHQFYGSVGTSSSQTSTNLGPIGSGVSNSSNGNQQEKTTLVDGLNNFGLGPVTPYPASQYQHLLVAN; encoded by the exons ATGGACATAGAGGTGCAGGTGGCATTAAATTTCGTGATATCTTATCTCTATAACAAATTGCCAAGAAGGCGCGTGAATATATTCGGCGAGGAGCTGGAAAAAGCGCTGAAAGACAAGTTCCAGGGTCACTGGTATCCGGAAAAACCCTTCAAAGGATCAGCTTTCAGATGTTTGAAGACCGGGGATCCAGTTGATCCTGTGCTGGAACGAGCTGCCAAAGAAAGCGGAGTGCCAATTCAAGACATCTTGGAAAATCTTCCCGCAGAATTGGCTGTTTGGGTCGACCCGGGCGAAGTGAGTTATCGTATTGGTGAAAAAAACATGATAAAAATCCTGTACTCGGAGAGCGCTGATCTACATGACGAGAGTTCTGCTGACCGCGAGGTGACCAAGACCTTCAACCCGGAGGCGCAGTGCTTCAGACCAATCGAAGCCGTAGGAACATCTCTAAGTGGATTGAGTTTGAGTCCTAAATCAACCTCTCCGTTCCCCTCCTCATTGGCCAGCAGCGCTAGCAACGGATCATCTAATAACCAAAGTGGTCATGGTTCTGGGTCATCATCGGCACCCTCACCGACACCAATAACTAATTCATTTAAGGGATCGCCTAGTCCTGTGCCAGCTTTTATTCCACGGTCTACTGCGCCCTTGACTTTCACTACTGCTACTTTTGCTCAGACTAAATTTGGCAGCACTAAATTGAAAACCAGCAGCAAACGAGCAAAcag AATGTCACCGACTGAATTCTCCAACTACATAAAACAACGTGCAATGCAGCAGCAAATCCATCACCACCATCACcatcagcatcagcagcagcagcaacagcagcaacagTCAGGCCTACCAGTATCACAAAACTCACCGACGTCTCGTTCACTTTCACCAGGTGGCGTAGTCGGACAGTCACCGCAAGCTCAACAGCCACAGCAACCGCAGCAGCACTCAGATCCCAGTGCATACTTCTTCCCGGGTCCATACCACCCACAATTTACTCACCGCAATATCTTCGACTCATCAAGTCACGGCGGCTACTTACCCGACTTATACGGCGCTAAATTTCCATCGTCTTACTTAGACCCCTCAAACATCGGGCACCAGTTCTACGGCAGCGTCGGTACCAGCAGCTCACAAACATCCACCAATCTCGGGCCAATCGGGTCAGGAGTTAGCAATTCATCAAACGGAAACCAGCAGGAAAAGACAACTCTCGTCGACGGCTTAAACAACTTCGGACTCGGACCCGTCACTCCTTATCCAGCCAGCCAATACCAGCATCTATTGGTCGCTAATTAA